One genomic region from Henningerozyma blattae CBS 6284 chromosome 2, complete genome encodes:
- the ECM3 gene encoding putative ATPase ECM3 (similar to Saccharomyces cerevisiae YNL095C and ECM3 (YOR092W); ancestral locus Anc_2.192), with protein sequence MSISFGQVVWSAFKPIIKIYLIIGLGILLAKLEIITAQATKIISDLILSVFLPCLAFAKIVSNIEGKDIKEVGVICLTAVMLYMTALFFSLMVRTFLPVPKRWYGGILATGTFQNASDLPIAYIQTMANGFVFTAQEGEKGVACIIIFMAMFMLCVFNLGGFRLIEMDFINEKKTSEEEDVDDKSASLELSLNTNPSTSSSDLEKNPNFSNVIYSEREHNNSSISSQHQIPTTYLSSDKINKETFSPKEFLNPIPCYCSVRSTDTNINLFPESINTSNNYQNSITVQENQSYQNTLHNSNISSNSNHTIFPFNGPSNVPTNKVDKPSLSNKNHNPNMEFTPIALENPSEDGLTSETNWNETPCTSPMTYNTQGSIYSKLENIRAKRRRKGKHPNELVIAYSHIDRQKQLQKYNGITTLDRAVEHFYSPESDDLHKTLLDKIKSSDLKRILMSEADVTDQDFRNSGKNFPAFIRVFNINSFIIFFLKNCFRPCSLAVIIGLTIAFIPWLKELFVTTPHTPYIHPAPDMEPPLNVLLSFTAYIGDACVPFGLLILGATLGTLQIGRLYPGFWKAAIVLVVIKLCIMPIFGILWCDRLIKAGWLSWESDEMLLFVIALNWGLPSMTAAIYFTASSTPIDSPDPIQMECVSFFLMLQYPIIVITMPFLVTYFLKVQVKV encoded by the coding sequence ATGTCAATATCATTTGGCCAAGTTGTTTGGTCCGCATTCaaaccaataataaaaatttacctGATTATAGGTCTGGGAATTCTTTTAGCAAAACTTGAAATCATTACAGCACAGGCTACAAAGATTATTTCCGATTTGATTTTATCTGTTTTCCTACCTTGTTTAGCATTTGCCAAGATTGTTTCTAATATAGAAGGAAAAGATATAAAAGAAGTAGGAGTTATCTGTTTAACAGCAGTCATGCTATACATGACTgcgttatttttttcattaatggTTAGAACATTCCTACCAGTCCCAAAGAGATGGTACGGTGGCATTCTTGCTACTGGTACGTTTCAAAATGCCAGTGATTTACCAATTGCATACATTCAGACAATGGCTAATGGTTTTGTATTTACAGCACAAGAAGGTGAAAAAGGTGTAGcatgtattattatattcatgGCAATGTTTATGCTTTGTGTATTCAATTTAGGTGGGTTCCGTTTAATTGAAATGGATttcattaatgaaaaaaagacaagTGAGGAAGAGGATGTTGACGACAAATCCGCATCACTAGAGTTATCATTAAATACCAATCCATCCACTTCTTCTAgtgatttggaaaaaaacCCAAATTTCTCAAACGTGATTTATTCAGAAAGAGAACATAATAACAGTTCAATATCATCACAACATCAAATTCCTACAACATACTTGTCAAGtgacaaaataaataaggAAACATTTTCTCCAAAAGAATTCTTGAACCCGATCCCATGCTATTGTAGCGTTCGGAGTACTGATAcgaatataaatttatttcctGAAAGCATCAATACTAGTaataattatcaaaatagTATCACAGTCCAAGAAAATCAGTCATATCAAAATACTTTGCATAACAgtaatatttcttcaaattccaATCATACTATTTTTCCATTTAATGGCCCTTCAAATGTCCCAACTAATAAGGTTGATAAACCTTctttatctaataaaaatcacAACCCAAATATGGAATTCACTCCCATTGCATTAGAAAATCCAAGTGAAGATGGTTTGACTTCTGAGACTAATTGGAATGAGACACCTTGCACTTCACCAATGACTTATAATACTCAAGGatcaatatattctaaattagaaaatattcgTGCCAAAAGGAGAAGAAAAGGGAAACATCCAAATGAACTTGTGATAGCATACTCTCATATCGATCGTCAAAAGCAGCTTCAAAAATACAACGGTATTACCACATTAGATAGAGCTGTTGAACATTTTTATTCTCCAGAGTCTGATGATCTTCACAAAACGTTATTAgataaaatcaaatcatCTGACTTAAAGAGAATTTTAATGTCAGAAGCAGACGTCACTGACCAAGATTTCAGAAATTCGGGGAAAAACTTTCCAGCCTTTATCAGGGTATTCAATATTAACtctttcattatatttttcctCAAGAACTGTTTTAGACCATGCTCTTTAGCTGTGATAATTGGACTGACTATTGCATTTATTCCTTGGTTAAAGGAATTATTTGTTACTACACCACATACCCCTTACATTCATCCAGCACCAGATATGGAGCCTCCATTAAATGTATTATTGTCATTTACAGCATATATTGGAGATGCTTGCGTTCCATTCGGTTTACTAATTTTAGGCGCAACACTAGGTACATTACAAATTGGTAGATTATACCCAGGTTTTTGGAAAGCAGCAATTGTATTGGTGGTGATAAAGTTGTGTATAATGCCAATATTTGGCATTCTTTGGTGCGACAGGTTAATTAAAGCAGGGTGGTTGAGTTGGGAATCTGATGAAATGCTGTTATTTGTAATTGCACTTAATTGGGGTTTACCATCAATGACTGCTGCCATATATTTTACAGCTAGTTCAACACCCATAGATTCGCCAGATCCAATCCAAATGGAATGCGTTTCTTTCTTCCTAATGTTACAATATCCTATCATTGTAATTACTATGCCTTTCTTAGTTAcctattttttaaaagtacAAGTCAAAGTATAG
- the APP1 gene encoding phosphatidate phosphatase APP1 (similar to Saccharomyces cerevisiae APP1 (YNL094W); ancestral locus Anc_2.193), which translates to MMQADYRNVSYQNIGQGYPNNNNNNSNDSILKQSNDRHDTDSMRPDNNNNIHTNYNTPNVMSKRQRLRDLVRSTKDYYLPTITSTITQKTREGIKAVNNTTAGLYSHDPYSVNGIPFNVDIHYYPTYSTYNDELKKFETVIRLGVGAPGDPKSKRNRIIMSLCKRYLRTGNEEIFDSPMSSRTTSRDITPTNTNPNFEPNYYLNSPNSSSSDFSNDSGYSRYSYNNGDNSHNMGRYGLSSRPNSNQLNYADSYSDISDSYQSELDILQTRVNGFLEKKVPNLPVTIELIANPDDDCTTASHNSMGSSDGYDEFDDSDDNESHLSIKNKYNLDISKSNSHNDVSLNKTYYATTDYFGDIYLRTKTNFLPTQMRITLNLPDNFPKQVSKRFAIDFIKGDGVALISDIDDTIKHTGVTGDKMSMFRNVFIHPLDSWLIDGLPNWYNNLQDQLDVDFFYVSNSPLQMFQSLEDYIQTYYPPGPLYLKQYSGNLLSSIMVSSASRKLEPITRLMKDFPSKKFILVGDSGEQDFEAYIDTALNFKDQVISIYIRCCKNSMSDFPEKEQQVMFELNELIRENYTDTFLRKQRSKSKKAPPIPTKKPILTPEQIRKIKNSRTINKVHVSLPQPPLTPRRAQTTSSFKIGSHIDLDFDSRRTAPSVSTVIYDKKEETWKRRVNDGLNLLKSIDPTSQGISLMFFNDPNVVCKDSFEEIENLRT; encoded by the coding sequence ATGATGCAGGCCGATTATAGAAATGTATCGTATCAAAATATCGGTCAAGGATATCcaaataacaacaacaataattctaatgatagtattttaaaacaatcaAATGATAGACATGATACCGATTCTATGCGAccagataataataataacattcaTACAAATTATAATACTCCCAACGTCATGAGTAAAAGGCAAAGGTTACGTGATTTGGTACGATCCACAAaggattattatttaccTACTATTACTTCTACTATTACCCAAAAGACTAGAGAAGGTATTAAAGCtgtaaataatactacTGCAGGGTTATATTCCCATGATCCTTATTCAGTAAACGGTATTCCATTTAACGTGGATATTCACTATTATCCAACTTATTCCACatataatgatgaattgaaaaaattcgAGACAGTTATAAGGTTGGGTGTTGGTGCACCAGGTGATCCTAAATCCAAAAGGAATAGAATCATTATGTCATTATGTAAACGTTATTTAAGAACAGgtaatgaagaaatatttgattcaCCTATGTCTAGTAGAACCACCTCAAGAGATATTACTCCAACAAACACAAATCCTAATTTTGAAccgaattattatttaaattctcCTAATTCATCGTCTTCTGATTTCTCAAATGATTCTGGATATAGCCGTTACAGTTATAACAATGGTGATAATTCTCATAACATGGGTCGATACGGTTTATCTAGTCGTCCTAATTCAAACCAATTAAACTATGCAGACTCCTATTCGGATATATCAGATAGTTATCAAAGTGAACTCGATATTTTACAGACCCGTGTTAATGGGTTTTTAGAGAAAAAAGTTCCTAATCTTCCAGTaacaattgaattaattgcTAATCCAGATGATGATTGTACAACTGCAAGCCATAATAGTATGGGAAGTAGCGATGGTTatgatgaatttgatgacagtgatgataatgaaagtCATCTTTcgattaaaaataaatataatttggatatttctaaatcaaaTTCACATAATGATGTTTCATTGAATAAAACATATTATGCAACAACTGATTATTTTGgagatatatatttaagaaCAAAGACAAATTTTTTACCAACTCAAATGAGAATTACTTTAAATTTACCGGACAATTTCCCCAAACAAGTTTCAAAACGATTTGCAATTGATTTTATCAAAGGTGACGGTGTGGCTTTAATTAGTGACATTGACGATACTATTAAGCATACCGGTGTTACAGGGGATAAAATGTCCATGTTCCGTAACGTATTTATACATCCATTAGACTCTTGGTTAATTGACGGTTTACCAAACTGGTACAACAATTTGCAAGATCAACTTGAtgtagattttttttatgtttcAAATTCACCTCTACAAATGTTTCAATCATTAGAAGATTATATTCAAACATATTATCCTCCTGGACCGTTATATCTTAAACAATATTCGGGCAATTTGTTATCAAGTATTATGGTATCCAGTGCTTCAAGGAAGTTGGAACCCATAACTAGATTAATGAAAGATTTTCCAAGTAAGAAATTTATCCTTGTAGGAGACTCAGGTGAACAAGATTTCGAAGCCTATATTGATACTGCATTGAATTTTAAGGATCAAGTaatttctatttatatTCGTTGTTGTAAAAACTCAATGAGTGATTTCCCAgaaaaagaacaacaagtaatgtttgaattaaatgaattaattcGAGAAAATTATACTGATACATTTCTTCGAAAGCAACGCAGTAAATCTAAAAAAGCCCCACCAATCCCCACAAAAAAGCCTATTTTGACACCAGAGCAGATAAGGaagattaaaaattcaCGTACGATAAATAAAGTGCATGTGTCATTGCCTCAACCACCATTGACACCAAGAAGAGCTCAAACAACAAGtagttttaaaattggaaGTCATATCGATTTAGATTTCGATTCAAGAAGAACCGCGCCTTCAGTGTCAACAGTCATATATGATAAAAAGGAAGAAACATGGAAGCGTAGAGTTAATGATGGGTTGAATTTActaaaatcaattgatcCAACTTCTCAAGGTATTAGTTTGATGTTCTTTAATGATCCAAATGTTGTGTGTAAAGATtcatttgaagaaatagaaaatttaagaaCGTAA